The genomic segment ACAAGGTTGGAAAACTAGAAAGGAGTTACGCGAAGAACTCCCCCAGTCCCCTCAATTATATGCGGAAAAACTATTTTTCGATACACTAGTTTACGATAAACGGGTCTTTCGATATGTTAAGGAAATCTTTTCAGTAAACAATTTGATTGTGGGGTCTGATTATCCTTTTAGTATAAGAGAAAGTCCTCCAGGAAAAGTGGTTAGCGATATGTCGGATTTATCGATTGATGAATTTGAGTTATTGCGAACAAGAAATGCTCAACGCTTTCTTTTTGGATAGTCCTTGGAAAAATATTTATTTAAAGGGGGTTCTTAATTGATAGAAAACCAAAGTAAGATAAAAACGTTTGCTGAACAACTTATTGAAGCCGAAATAAATAACTATAAAATAGAACCATTTACAGATATCGATCCGAAATTCTCTACTGAGGAGGCTTACCAAGTTCAATCTATTATTATTCAGCGAAAATTACAGCAGGGAAGAAAAATTCTTGGAAAAAAAATCGGATTAACCTCGATAGCAATGCAACAATTATTAGGTGTAGAGGAACCCGATTATGGTCAGCTTCTTGACAGTATGATGGTGGAAAATGAGGGAGTTATCCCAATGAATAGAGTTTTACAACCTAAAGTAGAGGCTGAGATTGCTTTTGTTTTGAAAAAAGATATTGTAGGACCAAAAGTTACACTGATAGAAGTTCTAGAAGCAACAAATTATGTATTGCCTGCACTTGAAATTGTTGATAGCCGTATAAAAGATTGGAGAATTAAACTTCCTGACAC from the Pueribacillus theae genome contains:
- a CDS encoding 2-keto-4-pentenoate hydratase codes for the protein MIENQSKIKTFAEQLIEAEINNYKIEPFTDIDPKFSTEEAYQVQSIIIQRKLQQGRKILGKKIGLTSIAMQQLLGVEEPDYGQLLDSMMVENEGVIPMNRVLQPKVEAEIAFVLKKDIVGPKVTLIEVLEATNYVLPALEIVDSRIKDWRIKLPDTIADNASSGFYVLGNNPIAIDEIDLVNERMELYKNEILMNVGIGAAALGNPAICVAWLANKMSEFGVSLKKGEVILSGALSAAVEAKHGDYFTASFAQLGEVSVQFG